Genomic DNA from Cloeon dipterum chromosome 3, ieCloDipt1.1, whole genome shotgun sequence:
atgttttacCTTTCTGTCTTTTCCAGGGCTGTTGGTCATTGCGACGCTATTGATCGAGCCCTGGCTGTTGGTTCGCCTGTGATGCCTTGCCCTTCTGGCTCTTGTCGACCCCTCCCTGGCTATTGACTGGGGTGTCAAAGAATTGACGTCAAGTTCTGTGTACAACACAGATTTTGGAGGACTCGCCTGAGAAAGAGAGCAAACCTCAGTTTTTGAAAAGACAATTGCGTGTGATACTCACATAAATAATCTCTCGTTCTGACTCTGGACTTGTAGTCGGAATCTCTGATGATGGCGTTTGGCTGTTGTTCAGGTTGCGGCGCGCTGTCCTCAACTGCTCTGACGATTTGTGGGATAGCCGGTTACACCGTTTCTTGTGAGACTTGAAGCACACACACTGCTTTTCCCTCCTaacattccaaaaatttacttgaattacaagtttttaaatcaataaatgtttaaaataattatagcaATTAcgttttttgccattttgtttttaactattttaaaaaatgtggtcTCTTATtaataagtaattttttatttttaatctagaGCAAAAGgagcaatgaaaaataaatttgcaaacctCTTGAGCTCCCGTTCGCGCTGTTCAATCTTGAGCATCATGGTGTTTACATCAAGGAACAGGTTGTTGGTCCTTTCAAGCTGTCGTTCATAGTGCTTGCGAATGTCTTCGGCGTGTTTGAGCTCCTGCTTGCGTTTCTCGATCAACTCCTGCTCCATCTTAGGGATGTGCGAACCCTCAGTCTGCATCTTGCTCATTTGCTGGCGCACCTCCTCGCGCCACGTTTCTTGCGTTTTGTAATACGAGTCGGGCGTCGTGTCTCGCAGGTCATTAGCGGCGATTTCCAAGTGCATCAGAATGTGCTTGAACGAGGGTCGGTGCCTCGGTTTGCTGCACCAACATTGCTTGATGAGCAAACGAAAGCCGACTGGGCAGGTTTCGGGAATCGGTAGCTGCAGTGAGTTGGAGCCCACGCCCCAGATGATGGCCGACGAGTCCACGTCCTTGTATGGCACCTCGCAGGTCAACAGCTCCCACAGCAGCACTCCGTAAGACCTGAAGACAGGAGTCATGAAATGAATATCGAGCCCAAAACGGCATTTCTATAAAAGATTATTCAATTTCTAGAAGAAATTTGTGTTAGCAGTCTTGaagatttttcttaaattctttagttttatttaattgcgcTACTTACCAAATGTCAACTTTTTCACTGCAAGGCTCATTCCTGATAACTTCAGGAGCCATCCAAGCCACTGTGCCTGCGAAACTCATTTTGGTGCTGTTTTCGTTCAGCTGACGGCAAGTTCCAAAGTCGCTGATTTTGACAACTTCATTTTTCCCAATCAAAACGCtacaaaaatagaaatgcattaaaaacaattgccaatttatagaaaaatttcgcGTACTTGGGACTCTTTAGGTCTCTGTGGATGATTTTGTGTGAATGCAAATAGCTCATTCCCTCCGCGATCTGTTTGGACCAGCTGATGAGCCGGCCTGGAGGAACCCTCTCTCCCTCCTTGAGTAAATTATACAGAGGACCAAATGGACAGTACTCCATCACGATGCAGAAGCATGGAGCCTGCGTACACACTCCCCTGaagaagcaattaaaatcacgCTTGCAAATGAATAGAATTTCAACTCACTTGAATTGCACCACGTTTTCATGGTTCAATTTCCGTAGGTTTTTAATGTCAGTCTCTTTTTGCTCCCTCACTTTCTTCACGGCGACGTGCTCACCCTTTAAAGTTCCTCGGAACACGGCGCCCTGAGCACCTGAGCCAAGCCACTGCAAGTCGCTGATGCTCTCAAACGGTATTTCCCAGTCATCTGtagaagcaaaatttattttaataaagctcGATTGAACTGGATATTTTCATATTAGCAAACTAGACGTAAATTTCTCTGACGGTAAAAGAACGCAAATATAGAGATGGGTTCTACTTCACTCTGATTTAGGGTAGTACACCAAAAAATCTATAATAGTGATCAATTCACCCCATTgagaccatttttttattaattactcttaatgaaatgaaactcTTGAGGAATTAGAAGAGaggtgttaaattttaaacgattgatttatatttatgaaatgtGAAAGAACAAAATGACGTCCACTAACAACGCACATAAAAGGATAATCTTTTAATGCACCGCTGGAAGCCATTAAATTAGGTaagaagaatgaaaattttccccttAAACAAACTCATATGACTTTAAGATCTATCATTCAAATCCTTAAACTTGAATGTGACGGaggtcaattaattttgcgcgCACAAATGAGTCCTAATTGCGCTGGAGATCCAGAGCAAACTTTTTCGGCTGCAATTAGTCACGCGAAAAAGCACTCGCGATTAGCTTATCAGTGGCGAGAGATTCCCGAGTGCTTTCCATTGTCGCCAGCTGAC
This window encodes:
- the wnd gene encoding mitogen-activated protein kinase kinase kinase 13-A; the encoded protein is MHTPEATTMCSTQPPLISAAINNKHEQDNLTNSMLCLKEELSSLGVQKKPSSDENARALSPIPVKMVECSDDSSPSVEFPNPATTSFLSGIFGCLRPVLSILGKATAAELKGQDDWEIPFESISDLQWLGSGAQGAVFRGTLKGEHVAVKKVREQKETDIKNLRKLNHENVVQFKGVCTQAPCFCIVMEYCPFGPLYNLLKEGERVPPGRLISWSKQIAEGMSYLHSHKIIHRDLKSPNVLIGKNEVVKISDFGTCRQLNENSTKMSFAGTVAWMAPEVIRNEPCSEKVDIWSYGVLLWELLTCEVPYKDVDSSAIIWGVGSNSLQLPIPETCPVGFRLLIKQCWCSKPRHRPSFKHILMHLEIAANDLRDTTPDSYYKTQETWREEVRQQMSKMQTEGSHIPKMEQELIEKRKQELKHAEDIRKHYERQLERTNNLFLDVNTMMLKIEQRERELKRREKQCVCFKSHKKRCNRLSHKSSEQLRTARRNLNNSQTPSSEIPTTSPESEREIIYASPPKSVLYTELDVNSLTPQSIAREGSTRARRARHHRRTNSQGSINSVAMTNSPGKDRKTSARVDSETQTEQAPMELSEAESIVTNSPYLNSPALRGCTLEALNGNLVVVNSDSDCPVEDANRNLTPADDEHLDTLDRKLTELKDKRRLDNLMESSREDFTDDECYVGRFGRSTLSRRPIPPCRTRRVMLRVLPGNVSEDNEENTSEYEPASARSTLESNPEILKEMADMQIYEATKYEIEGSSESDSDEGSRTSVATQQHLSSPRFQPRFQ